One Desulfovibrio fairfieldensis genomic window carries:
- a CDS encoding polyphenol oxidase family protein, translating to MSVSYIPFQFPGLENVRCAFQVRAAIPGGVYRNGYDGGNISFSTEDDPDIVTGNRRDLLAALQPHGLTAWAELNQVHGDVLLFEPEAVACETRSTADGDGMAVSRPGLGLLIKTADCQPILLAHKSGRYVAALHAGWRGNRCDFPGTGVARFCARYDLKPCDLLAVRGPSLGPGRAEFVNFEREWSDDFRPWFDPATRTMDLWGLTRRQLQQAGLPERQIYGLDLCTASNNGQFFSYRREKRSGRQASLIWTTA from the coding sequence GTGTCTGTAAGCTACATTCCTTTTCAGTTTCCCGGTCTTGAGAATGTCCGTTGCGCCTTTCAGGTCCGAGCCGCCATCCCCGGCGGCGTGTACCGCAACGGCTATGACGGCGGCAATATTTCCTTCAGCACCGAGGACGACCCGGATATTGTAACGGGCAACCGCCGCGACCTGCTGGCGGCCTTGCAGCCGCACGGTCTCACGGCTTGGGCGGAGCTCAATCAGGTGCACGGCGACGTGTTGCTCTTCGAGCCGGAAGCCGTGGCCTGCGAAACCCGGTCCACGGCGGACGGCGACGGCATGGCCGTGTCCCGGCCCGGCCTGGGCCTGCTGATCAAGACCGCGGACTGCCAGCCCATTCTGCTGGCGCACAAGAGCGGTCGATACGTGGCTGCCCTGCACGCGGGCTGGCGGGGCAACCGTTGCGATTTCCCGGGTACGGGCGTGGCCCGCTTCTGCGCGCGCTATGATCTCAAACCCTGCGACCTGCTGGCCGTGCGCGGACCCAGCCTGGGGCCGGGACGGGCGGAGTTCGTCAACTTCGAGCGGGAATGGAGCGACGACTTCCGGCCCTGGTTCGACCCGGCAACGCGGACCATGGATCTCTGGGGCCTGACCCGCCGGCAGTTGCAACAAGCCGGTCTGCCGGAGCGCCAAATCTACGGCCTGGATCTTTGCACGGCTTCCAACAACGGACAGTTCTTCTCTTACCGGCGTGAAAAAAGGTCCGGCCGTCAGGCCAGCCTGATCTGGACCACGGCCTGA
- a CDS encoding 5-formyltetrahydrofolate cyclo-ligase, translated as MLPTSPESPMSEEPVAARKAALREHIRKLRSRQPPGLARARSLEAQQRLIEGACWRNAHSVALYVALKGELSTDKLLDAAWKSGRTVWLPRVRPGEAGIMDFVACTGPEQLRTGPFGLREPEDGLPGFGPEGAGKAFKPDLLVLPGLAFDLHGGRLGFGGGYYDRFLDSELACPRVGLCFAFQVAKNLPLEQWDQRVQYLCTEEQFLCL; from the coding sequence ATGCTTCCCACATCTCCCGAATCCCCCATGTCCGAGGAACCCGTCGCGGCGCGCAAGGCCGCCCTGCGGGAGCATATCCGCAAGCTGCGCAGCCGCCAGCCGCCGGGTTTGGCGCGGGCGCGCAGTCTGGAGGCCCAGCAACGGCTGATTGAGGGCGCCTGCTGGCGCAATGCGCATTCCGTGGCGCTGTATGTGGCCCTCAAGGGCGAATTGTCCACCGACAAGCTGCTGGACGCCGCCTGGAAGAGCGGGCGCACGGTCTGGCTGCCGCGCGTGCGGCCCGGCGAAGCGGGGATCATGGACTTCGTGGCCTGCACGGGGCCGGAACAATTGCGGACCGGCCCTTTCGGCCTGCGCGAGCCCGAGGACGGGCTGCCGGGCTTCGGGCCGGAAGGGGCGGGCAAGGCCTTTAAGCCGGATCTGCTGGTACTGCCTGGCTTGGCCTTTGACCTGCACGGCGGCCGCCTGGGCTTCGGCGGAGGGTATTATGACCGTTTTCTGGACAGCGAACTGGCCTGCCCGCGCGTGGGCCTGTGCTTCGCCTTCCAGGTTGCCAAAAATCTGCCCCTGGAACAGTGGGATCAACGCGTGCAATATCTCTGCACGGAAGAGCAGTTTCTGTGTCTGTAA
- a CDS encoding metallophosphoesterase, translating to MPSADTQDYLWIAVGDIHDDPACFHRIPELAQADGIIVTGDLTITGGVKQAELVMEVLRAHDLPVWAQIGNMDRPEVDAWLSEQGWNLHTVTRELTPDTAIFGVGASTFTPFGTPSEFPESTFAAWLDACWQRARRYPHTVLVSHNPPKDTACDVIPGDVHVGSTAVREFLEEAQPDICLCGHIHEARAVDRVGRTVVVNPGALAQGGYVLLRSNSGRLSAELRVLENC from the coding sequence ATGCCAAGCGCCGATACGCAGGATTACCTCTGGATAGCCGTGGGCGACATCCACGACGACCCCGCCTGTTTCCATCGGATTCCGGAACTGGCCCAGGCCGACGGGATCATCGTCACCGGCGACCTGACCATCACCGGCGGCGTCAAGCAGGCCGAACTGGTCATGGAGGTTCTGCGCGCCCACGACCTGCCGGTCTGGGCCCAGATCGGCAACATGGACCGGCCTGAAGTGGATGCATGGCTGAGCGAGCAGGGCTGGAACCTGCATACCGTAACCCGCGAACTGACGCCGGACACCGCCATTTTCGGCGTGGGGGCCTCCACGTTCACGCCCTTCGGCACGCCCAGCGAATTTCCCGAATCCACCTTCGCGGCATGGCTGGACGCCTGCTGGCAGCGCGCCCGGCGCTATCCGCATACGGTGCTGGTTTCCCATAATCCGCCCAAGGATACGGCCTGCGACGTGATTCCCGGCGACGTTCATGTGGGCTCCACGGCGGTGCGTGAATTTCTGGAAGAAGCCCAGCCCGACATCTGCCTCTGCGGCCATATCCATGAAGCCAGAGCCGTGGACCGTGTGGGCCGTACCGTGGTGGTCAACCCCGGCGCGCTGGCCCAGGGCGGCTACGTGCTGCTGCGCTCCAACTCGGGGCGGCTGTCCGCGGAACTGCGAGTGTTGGAAAACTGCTGA
- a CDS encoding Rne/Rng family ribonuclease, whose amino-acid sequence MPTAGGKTTENADTAAAPKARGGRRTTAKIPAQAPEGGEDSPAKAKRAPAQRTGKGRRSATAKTGSAETGAEAIQAAAPPQAPATGESPAETPDKPAKAAPKRGRNNTTRGSRAKKAPTSPTSIDVSAAPAETDTPSSQAESRQTAPTAGATTAKAPKEISRPESLPPKGVEQVEASVDAEEAAPGNEDDGNADAPRRKSRRGRRGGRGRNRKNRQTATDEMSEDDAAADENMDDAAVERTGDADDEAFDEVDAAAEVPVAEGGVPAPKGRGKKGKSVQNAEAEDNKKTTTRATAAKAKTGAATGKKRMFISVLPGEQVEVALAEEGCLLEYYLDMLHQRKIKGNIYKGVIHNIDTNLQAAFVSYGAGKNGFLQIDEIHPEYWLAHHEPAKGKKFPPIQKVLKAGQEVLVQVVKEPTGNKGAFLTTWLSLAGRFLVLTPGQEQIGVSRKVENDEERARLREMMNGIDPGQGLGVIVRTVSAGTTKTTLKNDLQYLKRLWRDIRKKATEISAPALIHQEPGLSERAVRDYLTDDVCEIWVDNEEVAQGIRDTVSLLFPRKKDLVRLHGDIRQSMWERFNLRRQLDQIYSREVLLPSGGRLVFDQTEALMAVDINSGKISGKGNFEAMAFKTNMEAAETIARQLKLRDVGGQVVIDFIEMRDKKHILDVEKTLRQAMKNDRARHDVARMSSFGLLELVRQRMGSSALAITMEPCPACGGTGQRRNLEWQALQGLRELRRMLRATNGEKCTFEATRELGLYLLNHKRDSLREMEQDFGKCLEIAIRT is encoded by the coding sequence GTGCCGACGGCTGGCGGCAAGACCACGGAAAATGCCGACACCGCAGCCGCCCCCAAGGCGCGGGGCGGCAGGCGCACGACTGCAAAAATCCCGGCCCAAGCCCCTGAAGGCGGCGAGGACAGCCCGGCCAAGGCCAAACGTGCTCCGGCCCAGCGCACGGGCAAAGGCCGCCGCAGCGCCACGGCCAAAACCGGCAGTGCTGAAACCGGCGCAGAGGCAATTCAGGCGGCGGCCCCACCGCAAGCCCCGGCAACCGGGGAGAGCCCTGCGGAAACACCCGATAAGCCTGCCAAGGCCGCTCCCAAGCGCGGCCGCAATAACACGACGCGCGGCAGCCGGGCGAAAAAGGCCCCGACATCCCCAACGTCCATTGACGTCTCCGCCGCCCCTGCCGAAACCGACACGCCATCGTCTCAGGCTGAAAGCCGACAGACCGCTCCCACGGCTGGCGCCACGACAGCCAAGGCTCCCAAAGAAATTTCCCGGCCCGAGAGTCTCCCGCCGAAAGGGGTGGAACAGGTCGAGGCCTCTGTGGATGCCGAAGAAGCCGCCCCCGGAAACGAGGACGACGGCAACGCTGACGCTCCCCGGCGTAAAAGTCGGCGCGGACGGCGCGGCGGTCGCGGGCGCAACCGCAAAAATCGCCAGACCGCCACGGACGAGATGAGCGAGGATGATGCCGCAGCGGACGAAAACATGGACGACGCGGCTGTGGAACGCACGGGGGATGCCGACGACGAAGCTTTTGACGAGGTTGACGCCGCTGCCGAAGTTCCCGTTGCCGAAGGCGGCGTGCCCGCCCCCAAGGGGCGCGGCAAGAAGGGCAAGAGCGTCCAGAACGCCGAGGCCGAGGACAACAAAAAAACCACAACTCGCGCCACGGCGGCCAAGGCCAAAACCGGCGCGGCCACGGGCAAAAAGCGGATGTTCATTAGCGTGTTGCCCGGCGAACAGGTGGAAGTGGCTCTGGCCGAGGAAGGCTGCCTGCTGGAATACTACCTGGACATGCTCCACCAGCGCAAAATCAAGGGCAATATTTACAAGGGCGTCATCCACAACATCGACACCAATCTCCAGGCCGCTTTTGTGAGCTACGGCGCGGGCAAGAACGGCTTTTTGCAGATCGACGAGATCCATCCCGAATACTGGCTGGCCCATCACGAACCGGCCAAAGGCAAGAAGTTCCCGCCCATCCAGAAGGTGCTCAAGGCCGGTCAGGAAGTGCTGGTGCAGGTGGTCAAGGAGCCCACAGGCAACAAGGGCGCGTTTCTGACCACCTGGCTCTCGCTGGCCGGGCGTTTTCTGGTGCTCACGCCTGGGCAGGAGCAGATCGGCGTTTCACGCAAGGTGGAAAATGACGAGGAACGCGCCCGCCTGCGCGAGATGATGAACGGCATCGACCCCGGCCAGGGTCTGGGCGTCATCGTGCGCACGGTGAGCGCCGGCACCACCAAGACCACCCTGAAGAACGATCTGCAGTATCTGAAGCGCCTCTGGCGCGACATCCGTAAAAAAGCCACGGAAATATCGGCCCCGGCCCTGATCCATCAGGAGCCCGGCCTCTCCGAACGCGCGGTGCGCGACTACCTCACCGACGACGTCTGCGAAATCTGGGTGGACAACGAGGAAGTGGCCCAGGGCATCCGTGATACCGTCAGCCTGCTTTTCCCGCGCAAGAAAGATCTGGTGCGCCTGCACGGCGATATCCGCCAATCCATGTGGGAGCGTTTCAATCTGCGCCGCCAACTGGACCAGATCTATTCCCGCGAAGTGCTTCTGCCCTCGGGCGGCCGGTTGGTCTTTGACCAGACCGAGGCGCTCATGGCCGTCGACATCAACTCGGGCAAAATTTCCGGCAAGGGCAATTTTGAGGCCATGGCCTTCAAAACCAATATGGAGGCCGCCGAAACCATCGCCCGCCAGCTCAAGCTGCGCGACGTGGGTGGCCAGGTGGTCATCGACTTTATTGAAATGCGCGACAAAAAGCATATTCTGGATGTGGAGAAAACCCTGCGACAGGCCATGAAAAACGACCGCGCCCGCCACGACGTGGCCCGCATGAGTTCCTTCGGCCTGTTGGAGCTGGTGCGCCAGCGCATGGGCTCTTCAGCCCTTGCTATCACCATGGAGCCCTGCCCGGCCTGCGGCGGCACGGGTCAGCGCCGTAACCTGGAATGGCAGGCGTTGCAGGGACTGCGCGAGCTGCGCCGCATGCTGCGCGCCACCAACGGCGAAAAGTGCACCTTTGAAGCCACGCGGGAACTGGGCCTCTATCTGCTCAACCACAAGCGCGACAGCCTGCGCGAAATGGAGCAGGACTTCGGGAAATGCCTGGAAATAGCGATCCGTACCTAG
- a CDS encoding epoxyqueuosine reductase QueH, with protein sequence MKNYFALEPKRGDKSLLLHVCCGPCAIMPITRLLDEGFAVTAWFMNPNVQPLAEYLRRREAAGECAARLGVDILYADETWDIAAWLRAVAGRDEAPARCAYCCESRVEAAFVKAASLGFAWVSTSLLYSRYQPHEVIAAAGRRLAAPSGPGFVYRDFRTDWQAGIDRSKDWGLYRQPYCGCVYSEADRYRKKLERCKKEAAKH encoded by the coding sequence TTGAAAAATTACTTTGCTCTGGAGCCGAAGCGTGGGGACAAGAGCCTGCTGCTGCACGTCTGCTGCGGGCCGTGCGCCATCATGCCCATCACCCGCCTGCTGGACGAAGGCTTTGCGGTCACGGCCTGGTTCATGAATCCCAATGTCCAACCTCTGGCCGAATATCTGCGCCGCCGCGAAGCCGCCGGAGAGTGCGCGGCGCGTCTGGGCGTGGATATCCTGTACGCGGACGAGACTTGGGACATCGCGGCATGGTTGCGCGCCGTGGCCGGACGGGACGAAGCCCCCGCGCGTTGCGCCTATTGCTGCGAAAGCCGCGTGGAAGCGGCGTTCGTCAAGGCCGCCTCTCTGGGTTTCGCCTGGGTCAGCACCAGCCTGCTCTACTCCCGTTACCAGCCGCACGAGGTCATTGCGGCGGCGGGCCGCCGCTTGGCCGCGCCAAGCGGCCCCGGCTTCGTCTACCGTGACTTCCGCACGGACTGGCAGGCAGGCATCGACCGCTCCAAGGACTGGGGGCTGTACCGCCAGCCCTACTGCGGCTGTGTGTACAGCGAGGCGGACCGCTACCGGAAAAAACTTGAACGCTGCAAAAAAGAGGCGGCCAAGCACTGA
- a CDS encoding helix-turn-helix domain-containing protein produces the protein MFKSNIRELMDRKGKTVRGISEETELSTRTIHRATQDETIGGCQLNTLAKIGSALGVKTKRLYEETDGKEEE, from the coding sequence ATGTTTAAGAGTAATATCAGGGAGTTAATGGACAGAAAAGGCAAGACTGTTCGTGGTATATCTGAAGAAACAGAGTTGTCTACGCGAACCATTCACCGCGCTACTCAAGATGAAACCATAGGCGGCTGCCAGTTGAATACCCTAGCCAAGATTGGTTCGGCTCTTGGCGTGAAGACGAAGCGGCTTTATGAGGAGACGGACGGCAAAGAAGAGGAATAG
- a CDS encoding Bro-N domain-containing protein, translated as MAKDVCEVLGLGNVTEALRGLDEDEKGYFRISEGTSPQGGNPNLLIISESGLYALVFRSHKPEARAFSKWVRGDVLPTYRQKGFVGTPPQSRVGPCRA; from the coding sequence GTGGCGAAGGATGTGTGTGAGGTTCTCGGCCTTGGTAACGTGACTGAGGCATTGCGCGGGTTGGATGAAGATGAAAAGGGTTACTTCAGAATTTCTGAAGGAACCTCTCCGCAAGGCGGGAATCCTAATTTACTCATCATCTCCGAATCCGGCCTGTATGCTCTGGTCTTCCGCAGCCACAAGCCGGAAGCCCGCGCCTTTTCCAAATGGGTTCGTGGTGATGTTCTTCCGACATATCGTCAAAAGGGCTTCGTCGGCACACCGCCCCAAAGCCGTGTGGGGCCGTGTCGGGCTTGA
- a CDS encoding type II toxin-antitoxin system HicB family antitoxin, whose amino-acid sequence MRITIELEREVDGRWIAEAPDFPGVLVYGQDETDALQRVQALALRCIAERLEMRIA is encoded by the coding sequence ATGCGCATCACCATTGAACTTGAGCGTGAAGTGGACGGACGCTGGATCGCGGAAGCTCCGGATTTCCCAGGCGTTCTGGTTTACGGCCAAGACGAAACAGACGCTTTGCAGCGGGTGCAGGCCCTGGCCTTGCGCTGCATAGCTGAACGCCTTGAGATGCGGATAGCTTGA
- a CDS encoding DUF5681 domain-containing protein, with product MTKTSSKPAESRLESDRRPDGKFAPGNRANPKGRIPGSRNKATLAAQAMLDGEVENLTRKAVELALGGDVTALRLCLERILPARKEAALAPIDLPRVEGAADLPQLTTAILDAVAAGRVTPGEGQALAALANAHAKTLEIAELEQRITALEESQGKG from the coding sequence ATGACCAAAACCTCATCCAAACCGGCTGAATCCCGGCTGGAATCGGACCGCCGTCCTGACGGAAAGTTTGCCCCCGGCAACCGTGCGAACCCCAAAGGCCGCATTCCCGGCAGCCGCAACAAGGCCACGCTGGCCGCTCAAGCAATGCTTGACGGCGAAGTGGAGAACCTGACCCGGAAGGCCGTCGAACTGGCGTTGGGAGGTGACGTAACCGCTCTGCGCCTCTGTCTGGAGCGCATTCTCCCTGCAAGGAAGGAAGCGGCGCTGGCTCCTATTGATCTTCCCAGAGTCGAGGGTGCCGCGGACCTCCCGCAGCTCACCACAGCGATTCTTGATGCCGTGGCAGCCGGGCGGGTTACTCCCGGTGAGGGACAGGCCCTTGCGGCGCTGGCCAACGCCCATGCCAAGACTCTTGAAATTGCGGAATTGGAGCAACGTATAACCGCCTTGGAGGAAAGCCAGGGCAAAGGATGA
- a CDS encoding ERCC4 domain-containing protein: protein MRIIQDSREQAPYAFAASRYAETVVEVGALQTGDYSLHGLTDRIALERKSLSDLTGTLTTGRDRFQRECERGRGLDYFGLIIEASMEDVRRHRYQSRMTPQSLLQTLAAWSVRYGLHVHWCGGRDGGEYMTFSLLQKYLREQEQRLASLVKAHGSDKEAAA, encoded by the coding sequence ATGCGAATTATTCAAGATAGCCGCGAGCAAGCGCCCTATGCCTTCGCCGCGTCGCGTTATGCCGAGACCGTGGTGGAAGTGGGCGCATTGCAGACCGGGGATTACAGCCTGCACGGCTTGACTGACCGGATCGCCCTTGAACGCAAATCCCTGTCCGACCTCACCGGGACGCTGACCACGGGCCGGGACCGCTTTCAACGCGAATGCGAGCGTGGGCGGGGGCTGGATTACTTCGGCCTGATTATCGAAGCCAGCATGGAGGACGTGCGCCGCCATCGCTACCAGTCCCGGATGACGCCGCAGAGCCTTTTGCAGACCCTAGCCGCGTGGTCCGTCCGCTATGGCCTGCATGTCCACTGGTGTGGAGGGCGAGACGGCGGGGAGTACATGACCTTTTCCCTCCTGCAAAAGTATCTGCGGGAACAGGAGCAGCGTTTGGCCTCACTGGTCAAGGCCCACGGCAGCGATAAGGAGGCGGCCGCATGA
- a CDS encoding primase-helicase zinc-binding domain-containing protein translates to MDFLPCPEIFKAKGPHEWAGPCPDCGGRDRFLVWPDRPRGGAFLCRGCGAKGDGVQFLRLFHGMSYPDACRALSLTPRDSRASYPAKPNPRHTPGTARPVTVPMPKAAQLPPVPWMERAAAFLADCQRGLETDAETVLAVTGRYLTPDTARACGLGWNPRDRYEPRAAWNLPASEGRDKLLLPRGLVIATRRRAGIMALTVRCPDDRPEGRPKYWQVAGSSNVPFVAGRAGLPVLLVESSLDAALVHQEAGDLCAAVALMGDLKGADTATDAFIKAAPLIIAAPDNDAGGRIAWQRWKQAFPSAVCCPAVGGKDVGEMHAAALRLEATPTVREWVTSVLSLAENSRLDGRQNVENEQGDTLPISTSNSAQEAA, encoded by the coding sequence ATGGACTTCCTCCCTTGCCCGGAGATCTTCAAAGCCAAAGGCCCGCACGAGTGGGCCGGACCCTGTCCCGACTGCGGGGGCCGCGACCGCTTTCTTGTCTGGCCGGACCGTCCGCGTGGCGGCGCATTCCTGTGCCGTGGCTGCGGAGCCAAGGGCGACGGCGTTCAATTCTTACGGCTGTTCCACGGCATGAGCTACCCGGACGCCTGTAGGGCGCTGAGCCTGACGCCAAGGGACAGCCGGGCTTCTTATCCTGCCAAGCCGAACCCCCGGCACACGCCCGGCACAGCGCGCCCCGTGACTGTGCCGATGCCCAAGGCCGCCCAACTTCCCCCGGTCCCGTGGATGGAGCGCGCTGCCGCGTTCCTGGCCGACTGCCAGCGGGGCCTTGAGACTGACGCGGAGACGGTGCTTGCCGTCACAGGACGCTATCTGACTCCCGACACCGCCCGCGCCTGCGGTCTGGGCTGGAACCCCCGCGATAGATACGAACCCCGCGCCGCGTGGAATCTGCCCGCCAGTGAAGGCCGGGACAAGCTCTTGCTGCCGCGCGGCTTGGTGATCGCCACCCGCCGCCGGGCCGGGATCATGGCCCTGACCGTTCGCTGTCCCGATGACCGTCCGGAAGGCCGCCCCAAATACTGGCAAGTTGCCGGGTCCAGCAATGTGCCCTTTGTGGCCGGGCGTGCTGGCCTACCCGTGCTGCTGGTGGAATCCTCCCTGGACGCCGCGCTTGTCCATCAGGAGGCCGGGGACTTGTGCGCCGCCGTGGCGCTCATGGGCGATTTGAAGGGCGCGGATACAGCCACCGACGCTTTTATTAAGGCCGCCCCCCTCATTATCGCCGCACCGGACAACGACGCCGGGGGCCGGATCGCCTGGCAGAGATGGAAGCAGGCCTTCCCTTCTGCCGTGTGCTGCCCTGCTGTGGGCGGTAAGGACGTTGGCGAGATGCACGCCGCCGCCCTCCGGCTTGAAGCAACCCCTACCGTCCGTGAGTGGGTCACATCCGTTCTTTCCCTTGCCGAAAATTCGCGCCTGGATGGCCGCCAAAACGTCGAAAACGAGCAAGGCGACACATTGCCCATATCAACTTCAAACAGCGCGCAGGAGGCCGCGTAA
- a CDS encoding AAA family ATPase has product MSQVAVLTPTDTAAQIEQARADFLAACPADPAREESASPVQPRPLQLDISKYSGERYFSEFPPAFDWLLKGSLRCKTLGAMIGAPGSGKSTAAIQLAVAVAAGLPWLGAWEPAHEGRALYISAEDDELTLHRRVHHTLKTLPEQAQVQAMKNIFAVPVTGDVALCRGMGGDVIKTDALTDLRAILKEFRPTLLVLDTLARFLAVAENDNPAMTAACALLEEVCRDFDCATVLLHHTAKVTGALASDDLSLNTALEQTASRGASALAGCVRWQVNLAPLASKLAIKIIGEDAVGRADGAFLAVRVSKKNCGAPEPKYFFSRCEHGLLRRVEPVAQEQEAQSREADAAALVAEVKRRAEEGLEPLPVSKAGRYAFEWGETRNKNAVFFAVDSGLLAKQKSSGARGEILMLPTEEKGPMVKGPQGPQGRALVKNETNLMS; this is encoded by the coding sequence ATGAGCCAAGTCGCCGTCCTCACTCCCACCGACACCGCCGCTCAGATTGAGCAGGCCCGCGCCGACTTTCTCGCCGCCTGCCCGGCGGACCCGGCAAGGGAAGAGTCTGCTTCTCCTGTTCAACCGCGCCCGTTGCAACTGGACATCTCCAAGTACAGCGGAGAGCGGTACTTTTCGGAATTTCCGCCCGCCTTCGATTGGCTTCTGAAAGGCAGCCTGCGTTGCAAGACCTTGGGAGCTATGATCGGAGCGCCGGGGTCCGGTAAGTCCACCGCCGCCATTCAGCTTGCCGTTGCCGTGGCTGCTGGCCTGCCTTGGCTTGGAGCGTGGGAACCGGCGCATGAGGGTCGTGCCCTCTACATCTCGGCGGAGGACGACGAGCTGACCTTACACCGCCGCGTTCACCATACTCTGAAAACGCTGCCGGAACAGGCCCAAGTTCAGGCGATGAAAAATATCTTCGCTGTGCCTGTGACCGGTGACGTGGCCTTGTGCCGGGGGATGGGCGGCGACGTAATCAAGACTGATGCTCTGACCGACTTGCGCGCCATCCTGAAAGAATTTCGCCCCACGCTGCTGGTCCTTGACACCCTGGCCCGCTTCCTGGCCGTGGCCGAGAATGACAATCCGGCCATGACCGCCGCTTGTGCGCTCCTGGAAGAAGTTTGCCGAGATTTTGACTGCGCCACCGTCCTCTTGCACCACACCGCAAAAGTGACGGGTGCTCTGGCCTCCGACGACTTGTCCTTAAATACCGCCCTTGAACAGACCGCCAGCCGTGGCGCTTCCGCACTTGCTGGCTGCGTCCGCTGGCAGGTCAATCTTGCCCCTCTGGCCTCCAAGCTGGCCATCAAAATTATTGGCGAAGATGCAGTGGGCCGGGCTGACGGGGCCTTTCTGGCCGTGCGCGTGAGCAAGAAAAACTGCGGTGCGCCGGAACCTAAATATTTTTTTTCTCGCTGTGAGCATGGCCTGTTGCGCCGAGTTGAACCCGTCGCCCAAGAGCAGGAGGCACAGAGCCGGGAGGCGGACGCCGCCGCCCTGGTGGCAGAGGTAAAGCGCCGGGCAGAAGAAGGGCTGGAGCCTTTACCTGTCTCCAAAGCCGGACGCTACGCTTTTGAGTGGGGCGAAACCCGGAACAAAAACGCTGTTTTTTTCGCGGTTGATTCTGGGTTGTTGGCCAAACAGAAGTCCAGCGGAGCAAGGGGGGAAATCCTCATGCTCCCCACTGAAGAGAAAGGCCCGATGGTGAAAGGCCCGCAAGGCCCACAAGGCCGGGCCTTAGTTAAAAATGAAACAAATTTAATGAGTTAG
- a CDS encoding helix-turn-helix domain-containing protein produces the protein MQNFKNARRWKDTRAAAEYIGCSKSLLDSDRVTGLHKIPFCRLGKKILYDTEDLDRYLESRKVQWDGAA, from the coding sequence ATGCAAAATTTCAAAAATGCTAGGCGCTGGAAAGATACGCGCGCCGCCGCCGAGTATATCGGCTGTTCAAAGTCCCTTCTCGACAGTGACCGGGTCACCGGCCTGCATAAAATCCCCTTCTGCCGTCTCGGCAAAAAAATCCTTTACGACACGGAAGACCTGGACCGCTACCTTGAAAGTCGGAAGGTCCAGTGGGACGGGGCGGCTTAG
- a CDS encoding helix-turn-helix domain-containing protein yields MNAPLTETVVLSFAVPPTRVEEVMQAMKGMGFEPARDSVPWREALAYSDAELPGVLLSGARYREGLTQVQLAEKTGIPRRHISEMENGKRPIGKKNARLLAKALSIDPRHLLSV; encoded by the coding sequence ATGAACGCGCCCCTTACTGAAACGGTTGTTTTGTCCTTTGCCGTGCCTCCCACCCGTGTGGAAGAGGTCATGCAGGCCATGAAAGGCATGGGCTTTGAACCCGCGCGAGACTCCGTACCGTGGCGGGAAGCTCTGGCCTACAGTGATGCGGAATTGCCCGGCGTGTTGCTTTCCGGCGCCCGCTATCGGGAAGGATTGACTCAGGTACAGCTTGCGGAAAAGACGGGCATCCCCCGGCGGCATATCAGTGAGATGGAGAACGGCAAGCGGCCCATTGGCAAGAAGAATGCCCGGCTGCTGGCTAAAGCTCTGAGTATTGATCCGCGCCATCTGTTAAGCGTGTAA
- a CDS encoding cytotoxic translational repressor of toxin-antitoxin stability system produces the protein MGWTVNIHNKTRKGVEKLPEKVKRILVLLIAEMEAQGPVRGNWPNYSKLGVRRHHCHLKKGRPTYVAVWEESPEGIQLIEVTYAGTHERAPY, from the coding sequence ATGGGCTGGACGGTGAACATCCACAATAAAACCAGAAAAGGCGTGGAGAAGCTCCCGGAAAAAGTGAAGCGGATACTCGTCTTGCTCATTGCAGAGATGGAAGCCCAAGGCCCTGTACGCGGCAACTGGCCCAACTATAGTAAACTTGGGGTGCGCCGCCACCACTGCCATTTGAAGAAAGGTCGCCCCACATATGTGGCGGTATGGGAAGAATCCCCCGAAGGAATACAACTTATTGAGGTGACATATGCAGGGACACATGAACGCGCCCCTTACTGA